Genomic DNA from Lactuca sativa cultivar Salinas chromosome 8, Lsat_Salinas_v11, whole genome shotgun sequence:
ACTCAAACACGGAGATGAATGAaagaagaggcaagaagaggaaacagcctCCCTCGTTCTCCACCACTGTTCCTGTCGAAGAGGCTCCACCCAAACACCCCCTCACAGTCGCTAAAAACCCCAATCCAATTTTCTTCATTGGCTCACCGGAAAAACGAAGCAGAACACGAAGAATGATCAACAGGTTTTGAAGAACGAAGAATGATCAACAGGTTTTCAAGAACGAAATTGTCGTCATCAAACACCAAATCAACCATGAACTCAAAAGACACGACGATGAAGACGACCCCAATGCGTTAAACCCTAGTTCTACCGCTGGCAACGCTCAATCTTAGAGTTCAGGGGGAGCCGGAGTAATTCCTCtggatctcaaaaccctaatcgcATAAGAAGATACTCTCGTTCCAAGAGGAGCTTCAATTCCGATTTGGACACCAGTTTAAAGAATGACGATGGTGATGATGATAAGACTGAAAACGATGAGGCACtgcacaaccaccaccactggcaCAGGGAGAAGGTTAGGAtttcgtctctctctctctctctctctctctctctgttgtATAAAATTCTTTCTCGTCACTAGCTCCCCTGTAAGTTGTATAGATTCCATGTCTCATTCATCATTTGATTCCATATCTTCATGAATCAAATTGAATCTGAATTTGTTTTGAATTGCCGTTGTATACCTTCGACTCCATGGCAGTGTAGAGTCCATTAGATGGTCTACTGTGGGAAGATACAGAGTTGATGTAGCATCATTCGAATCATTAGCTTTGCCTGAGTTACAGGTTCGTTTAGCTTCATCTCCGATTTCTCAGTAAGAAGTTGATTTTCGATTTCATTTTCAGTTCAAAGAAGATACAAATCTGTTTGTGATTGATGAAGTTGGAAAGATGGAGCTCTTCAGTTCGTTGTTCTTCCCTGCAGTGTTATGTGTTCTTGAGTCAAAGAAGATAAATCTCCGGTGGTTGTTTCTTCCGACGGTgaatcagagagagagagagagagagagagagagagagaggacctttgcatattaaatattatatatttatttattttttttaaaaaaaagtaattaaaaacctcataaatggtccctgtgtagtgaaatgacaaaattgcccctgacttaacggctaaatagtaacggagttagccggaaggaccaaatgttaaaagttttgaaaccacagggacgatccgtgaggttttttgaacttagggacgaaacttgatattttcggaaaccacagggaccatttttgaagttttgtctttaaAAAAAAAGCTTTGATACATCTGGTTAGATTTTTCGAAATAAGATCCAACTAAGCTTTTGGGTTTGATAGATGTAAGTAAATCAATGATAATCAActagttaaaaaaaaaagtaattactAAAAGCGTctctgtggtttggtcaaaattgcacgtttggtccttatttttttttttcattcggaTCGTctatgtggtttgattttgttacgtttttcgtccctatggtttggtaaaaaatacatgtttggttcctaactttatgtatgtaagggacgaaaaatgcaacaaaatcaaaccacaaggaCGAAAAACGCAAAAAAATCAAACCATATGAACGAtctgagtgcaaaaaaaaaaaaagatagaaaccaaacgtgtaattttgaCTAAACTACATGGACGATTTCTGTCATTTACTCTAAAAAAGTAAATATATTCGTAAGAGGTCAACAAGTAACTAAAAAATAGCTTTGTGTATTGCCCAAGCCCCAAGTCCATTATATGAATGGGCCATGAAATACTTTCTTTTATACAGAGAACGAAatcgaaaaaataaaaaaaaatcgggTTCTAGGTcttttatttatcaaaaaaatttctttatattttttattcGGTTAAAGCATCTTATGTCATATTGGATGATGAGTCTGTTTGTTGAGTAAGATAAAAAGATCAGTGATTCAAGTTAAATTTGTTATCATGGTCTTATAGATAAAAAAATGATAGATATTAAATTGGTTAAAAATAAACAGGGCTACAATGTTATGAAATAAGCTTACAAATGGTTAAATTTGTTGAGTAAGATAAAACAACTGATTGAGGTCAAATTTGTAATCAGTTTCTTATAGATACAAAATGATAGATAGTGTATTGATTAGAAACAAAGAGGTACAATTTTATGAAATAAGCTTACAAATGGTTAGATAAACCAAAATAGTTTGGAAATAATAAGGCATGTTAAATGTATAGGTGCGTAACATGGGTTAAGTAATTGGTGGATAGATGCACATATAAAAATCTGTTATTTAATACGAGTCTCAATTTTTGTAGCTATATATTGTATCTAATACGAGTATAATAGTAGTGTACTTCTTACCTTTTAGTGCAAAAGGACAACTAAAAAGAGAAAGTaagaaaactttaatttttttattttaatttgttttgatttgttttCTTACTTCTACTAGATTACGACTCGTGTTGAATGTGGGaacataaattaaatatatatcaCATTAATAGGTGGTTTTGTCTTAGattgaattttaataaaaaaaatgttagttaGATTCATTTTTAGAGTTTTTGAATCAAACTTATTagataaaaaaatttaatatttatattagagcaatttggttttttaatacaataatttttaatataaatgatttatgtgatctttgttttatcacaaCATAATGCGACTTCTTGATTGAAACATGTTGTGTAGTAGCTTTATGAACTGACCTTATTCGGTGTATCAACCCACATAGAGGCTCATATGGTTCTTTTCATATTGGCCCTGTAAAACCGAAAACAACAATAAGTTGTTACATGTACCGACAACATTAAATTCTACTAAGAAATTCGataaaaattacaaataaaatgaattgtcataaccataaacatcaaattcagacATTGTAATTTGGTCAATTTCAAAGTATTTTTTTCctcataaaaattaaaatatgatttttcaggctacacctaatcacatatacatatcttccgatcaaataaattattacaaaaaaaaaaacatgttatgaacaaaaatataatattagtttcataatttgctaaaggttaacactaataaataataatgaacttTCACAAATCTTGCATTTTGATCACTACATCAAACTAACAAATGAAATTCGGTTTAGAGGATTGATTCAAGAAGTGCATCCATAACTTCTTGTAGCTGAACTTTGGGAAATGTTAAGACCTACTGAGATATGAGGGAAAGGTCTGTGAGACTACGGTTGGTTTCTATAGGGCGATACAAATTCAAAATCGTTAGCACATATCTTTCGTACCTGCTTCAATTAtcaaatttagatcaaacttgtCAAAATCAAATCATATAAAAAAACAGATATGTAACCTAACAGTCAAACAACGTATTTTTCATTGAAATAAATATCATAAATCTAAAATTTACACATTATATATTTTTCTTAAATTATATATTACCTTTTCATCTTTAATGGTCACTAACACCTTTTTCTGCCTTATTGTTGTGACATGCCTCTATATTGAAAATAAGAGAAAGAACTATAAAGAAGAATGTTGACAAAGTGATGCTTCATTGAAAACGCAACAAAATTCTTCATAAAGCCTTTAGGATTCTTCTTTAGACTGCTAGAAGGTCTATATAGTGACAACCGGTGTGGCATCTATGAGAACGAACCACTTAAAATAACAGTTTTGATTAATGTAAGTGAAAAAATCTTTTAAAATGCTTACCAGTTGTGAGTGTTTCCATTTGGATGTGAACATTAACATTCTTGTAGAGAAATGAAACTTCAAATGAATCCTACATAACCAAATCAACAAACATGACAACACAAAAAGAAGCCTAACTTGGCATATAACCAAATTTccaacaaattttaaaattttaaggttttgttgaacaattttttaaatttatcataattttattttattacaacCTTATATGAGTAATCAGTAATCTAAATCAAGTGAAAAAAGTAATTGTTCATCTAAATCTAGTAAAAATTTACAATATTGTGAAATTTcatataatttacatgtttgcTTATTGTCTTTGACGTACCCGACCACTTGGATATGtactattatttgattaattagtgcATAAATTACATTATAGAATATGAAATTTAACGATTATTCAAATTCATTTACAATAGAAAATAGACAAATTTATAATCATAAAAGTATGCTTAATTCAAAAAATTTGTtatcaaaattaataaaaaagtaAGTTTCTTGAAGAAACAAATCAAAtacacaaaaatgaataaaaaacaaAGAACATTTGAAGATCATGTCAGAAAGGTATAACCAATAAGATATTTTTGGCACTTTTCAATATAGACATGATTAATCTTTTCTCATTTTTAGGATGAAAAATATAAGTGAGTAGAGAAAACAATTTTATAATCATCAAAATATGCTTAATTCTAAAAATTTGCTATCAAAGTTAATGGAAAATACTTTtgttgaaataattaattattaagtaTGTAGGATATTACCACTAAGTAATTTTGAGTTTTGCATCATCCTCAAGCTTcaataaaaacatcaacatagctCATCACTTTCAAGTAAAAATCTCGGCAATTTAAACTTAATTATAGTAAATCTAATCAATAACGTTATAGAAAAAGGTAAGGTTAAGAATAATCACATAAAGTTATTGAGTTAGATAGTTGGAAAACGAGCAATTGTAATTTAACATGTATGAGACCAATTATTATCTTCAAAATTGGAAGTATTTACTATATTAATAAGAATTAAATACAAGGTTACTGTTTTGCCCTTGATGACTTTTAGTTCCATCGATGTACACTGAGAAAGAAATAGaataattaagagatatatcatGTTGATTTGCAAACATATAGGTTGGTCGGTGCATAAGTTATGGCTTTAAATTTgggaaaccctcgttagggaagttccaTTTCCAAAAAAATGTAAACATATTAATCTTTGTCTCTCTCAAGCATCCTTGTAATGAGTTTTGTTATTTAAATCTATAAAAATTGTGGATATCATTAAtatctaaaaaataataataattcaatGCTAGATGTTTACTAATAAATTTATCAACAAATTCACAAGGAACTATAAATAATTGTTTTAGAATGGTTAgaatatttataaaagtttataatttcataaaaaaattgtagtttgttaatatttatattgaagttgtaatgaataACATTGTAACAATGCTGACAAATTCACATTCAAACGGAATAATACActaaaaaatgattaaaatcctaaattcatgagtttaaaCCCAAAAGAAAAATAGATGAATAATTTAACATTTCATAAAACCAAAAATGTATTTAAATGATCCAAATTCTAACCCAAAAAATGAATATTATGAAAGAAAGTAATCAAAAACCAAACCCAAAAACCAAATAGTATGTCAACATAATATGAaatctgtaacaacccgaaactttcattATGTACGATTGGTCAACGTTTATCAATGTTAAATTCAATTTTGTCACCTTTTAATTCCATTTAAGGGTTCGTTTAGGCGTTCTAACCTTAAGTACAGCCGACAATGAGATCGGGAATGAGTCAACTCATCGTTCAAAATCAAAAccgggccatacaccctcttgagaggtgtgtacggccacacactcatgcCCCAGCAACACACTTACCCCTATATATAGAGGGTGACCCCTTCATTCATTCCTTTTCTTTCGGCTGcattctactttctctctctaaaaatctcatccaagaacactccaaaggccTAAAAAACGCGAAGAACTCCATCATTTAGCTTGTTATACAGGTAAAACACCTAAATCTAAGCCTGaaactcttcatgttcttcatcacttaaaggtgtacggccgtacaccttcataaggtggccgtacacacctcaaataccctccaaagtgagagtttgacCCCTATCTTCTAGCTGGACTTGATTTGAGCCTTGAAAACACTTAAAAATTAACTTTTGGAGCATAAATGAAGAGTATACGGCCGCACACGCCTGTGTACGGCCACATACCCACTCTGTACAGCCGCACACTtctgtgtgcagccgcacacccaccctggccgcacacccactctgtacggccgcacacccacctTTATGGCCTTACACCCACTTTAATGCtgatatttggccttaaacttgcaaaAACCACTAAGTGTGAGACCTAGAACACTTAGTACAAGCATTTCCAAGACCTTAGGGTGGTTTTCccgtcatgtttagtcatgaaatacCCTAATCTAATACGTATATGTGTTACCATATGTTAATAGGGTCTACTTGCATACAAAACATCAGTTGACACTCAACACTCATATCGATCGTACACTCGAATCCTACGcgaaactgtgagttcatacccctacatttttctgAGGTTTTCATGTTTTCATAGGGGGAATAGAAGctaaacataaaggttttcataacttaaaaattgaTGCAATTACAACGGTTCTCTATCAAACATTTAGATACAATtttcccttttgtaatatgcggagcataagggacgttttctaatcataattgcatagttttcaaaacagtaCCTGAACGCAACAaaccattcaaactataataggtatagtttgggatttcattacCAGTCTTACAGATTTAAACTTCATGCGaagtcaaacatataaactatgtcaGATTTAGTTTACCAATTACTACAAATACAAACTTGGAGTATcttgctaaataattatttttgtataattatttatactctacaccgTTACGAACGATTTCGAACTCGAGAACAACCGAAcgacacgtaaactagttaatacaggattgtgagacttatcttcgttatgcccct
This window encodes:
- the LOC128127963 gene encoding uncharacterized protein LOC128127963 is translated as MNERRGKKRKQPPSFSTTVPVEEAPPKHPLTVAKNPNPIFFIGSPEKRSRTRRMINSVESIRWSTVGRYRVDVASFESLALPELQFKEDTNLFVIDEVGKMELFSSLFFPAVLCVLESKKINLRWLFLPTVNQRERERERASYVILDDESVC